The genomic window GTACTGTGGTGCACTCGTTCATTGCCACCCAGCAATCGGCAACCAAATCAGGCTCGAGCATTAAGCATGCACCAAATGATCCCTTCTGAACTCTATCTGACGGGCATCCACAATTTAAGTTTATTTCGTCATATCCCCATTCTTCACCTAGCTTTGAACAGTAAGCTAAATCCTTGGGTTCTGCTCCTCCAAGTTGCAATGCAACTGGGTGCTCCTCAACATTAAAGTCTAAATGACGAGGCACATCTCCAAATATTAATGCACCAGTAGTGACCATTTCAGTAAAAAGCAGGGCTTCGGGAGAAAGCAATCTATGAAAAAAACGGCAATGTTTATCAGTGACATCAAGCATAGGGGCTACAGATACCCTTCTGCCTCTGTTAAGTTTTTGATCTATCATTTTCTAATGTCTACTGCCTTGTACCCTCGTCTTTCATCAATTTTTTTAATCTCAGAAAGTTTACGAAGTAGGTCTGACTTATACACCAAGCCAACTAGCTTAGGTTTTTCACTATTATCAACGACTGGAAGCCTTTCACCGTTATAAGAAAAAAAGCTATTTTGAACTTCATCCAAACCCATATCCAGTTTGAGGGGGTCCACAAAACTTCTTTGAATAAAGTCTGCAGGTATCGGCTCATCAAGGGGACTGCTAGACATTATGCCTTGAGTTATGTTTTTATTAGTTAGAATTCCTAAATATTCACGATCTTGAGAAATAACAAAAAGATTTTTTACTCCAGTGTTTGCAAAAATAGCCAAAGCCTCTCTTAATGTTTGAGTTGGATCTAATGTTGTGTCAACTGGGCTAAGTAAGTCTCTGACTTTTAATTGAGAGATTCTCAGGCTTACTAAATCTTGTTTTTCTCTTTTGGTTGTGATACCAAACATCACAGTACCAGTAAATAGACGAGAAATATAAAAAGATATAACTGAAGCAAAAATTAAAGGTGCTGCGATCTGTAGACTATTAGTCATCTCCATTAGCAAAACTATAGCCACAATAGGTGCAGATGTCCCTGCTGTTAGAAATGCACCCATACCCACTAAAACAAACACTGGAGTGAAGTGCAAAACACTAGGGTGAATCAGGGCAAAGGCATGAGTTACTATCATAGCCGTACACGCACCAATAAACATAATTGGCGTAATCACCCCTCCGACAGCACCCGAACCTACACTCACACTAGTAGAAATTAATTTAATAATTAAAATAAAAACAACTGACCTTAAAACCCAGGACTCATCAATCATAAATGAGTGAATAAGCGTGTCTCCTTTGCCCGCAGCAGTAGGTTCAATTAAAAAAATACATCCTAAAAGAAAACCCGCCAATGTCATACGCAAAGGCAATGCCATACCTGTTTTTGAGTACAAGTCACGAGTTAATGACAAAAGTTTTAAAAACAGTGGAGCACCAAATCCTGATAGGATACCAATCACAATTGATAGTAGTAGCTCCTTTTCGCCCACTAAATATATAGGAGGCAATTGGTATAACCAAGGCTCGTAACCAAGTATTGTTATAGTGATATAGGCAGATGAAGACGAAATAAGTAATGGTGCTAATACATGGCTAGCCATACTTCCAAGAACAATTTCAGCGATAAAAAGTGCACCAGCAATTGGAGCAAAATATGCCGCAGAAACCCCAGCAGCCGCACCACAGGCCACTAGCATTCTTAAATAATTCCCTTCAATTTTATTTGCCCTACCTAAAGCTGAGCCAACCATTGAAGCTAAGTGAATAATAGGACCTTCTCGCCCCAAAGACCATCCAGTGGCTGATACACTAAGTGCTGACCCAATACGCAACAATCCTTGACGTAGTGAAAGGTGCCCATTACCTATGGCAACTGCCTCCATATAATCTGAGTTAGCATCAACTTTAATTTTTGAAGCATAGTAAAGTCCAAGTCCCCCTAAAAGACCACCTAAGGAAGGAATCAAAAGCTTCTCCCAAGTTGACCAATTTGAAGCAATTTGTACTACATCTCCGTATGTCCCGCTATGCAAATCCTGGAGTAATTTCACACACTCATGAAATGCCACAGTAGTTAAGCCACCTGCAACTCCAAGCAAAGCAGCCCACAAAATAATCGAGGGCTCAGAAAAAAGATTAACCTTGTTAAAAAGGCTTGTAAGTCTAAAATTAAACGCAGCTTTCACTTCGTGGCAATGTGCTTCTTTTGATAAAATGAAAAATTATTTTAGCAATCTAGCATAAATATATCTATGGCAGTATTCACCTCTATTACAGAAGAAGAATTAAAAAAATTTTTAAGTGAATTCAACATCGGAGATTTAATTAGTTTTGAGGGTATAACTGCGGGCATCGAGAACTCTAACTTCTTTGTATACACCACAAAAGGAGAGTTTGTTCTAACTATTTTCGAAATCTTGAAAGTAGAACAATTGCCCTATTACATTGAATTTATGCTTCATTTAGCTATAAAGGGGCTTCCAGTACCCAAACCTCAAAGAAATAAATCTCAAGAACTTATTTGCATTTTAAAAGGCAAACCAGCAATTATTGCCACAAAACAAAAGGGTAAGCACGTTATACACCCTAATGCCTTGCATTGCTCAATAGTGGCTAATGTGCAGGCTCAAATGCATATTGCCTCAAGGGATTTCACAATTTATCAAGAAAATTTCAGGGGCCTATCTTGGTGGACTGATGTCTACCCCAAGCTAAAACCTTTTTTAAATGCTGACCAAAACTCTCTATACGAATCTACTTTAAAAAAACAAATAGAGATACAAAATAGCGAGCAATGGTCTAGTGGGATTCCAAAGGGTGCTTGTCATTGTGACCTTTTTAGGGATAATGTTTTAATTATTAATTCCGAATCCGATAGTCCATCAGTTGGCGGGGTGATTGATTTTTATTTCTCTGGAGTAGATAATTTTATTTTTGATATTGCAGTTGCTTTGAACGATTGGTGCATCGATAGATCAACTGGAGAGCTTGATTTTGAATTAGCACAGGTTTGGCTTGATAGCTATTCGAAAGTGAGACCCTTTGAACCTTTAGAAGCACAATTATGGCCTTACGCATTACAAGCGGCTGCT from Taylorella equigenitalis ATCC 35865 includes these protein-coding regions:
- a CDS encoding homoserine kinase, encoding MAVFTSITEEELKKFLSEFNIGDLISFEGITAGIENSNFFVYTTKGEFVLTIFEILKVEQLPYYIEFMLHLAIKGLPVPKPQRNKSQELICILKGKPAIIATKQKGKHVIHPNALHCSIVANVQAQMHIASRDFTIYQENFRGLSWWTDVYPKLKPFLNADQNSLYESTLKKQIEIQNSEQWSSGIPKGACHCDLFRDNVLIINSESDSPSVGGVIDFYFSGVDNFIFDIAVALNDWCIDRSTGELDFELAQVWLDSYSKVRPFEPLEAQLWPYALQAAALRFWSSRLYDFYLPRDAQNLKPHDPTHFERILIKRLTENIISLPL
- a CDS encoding chloride channel protein, which produces MKAAFNFRLTSLFNKVNLFSEPSIILWAALLGVAGGLTTVAFHECVKLLQDLHSGTYGDVVQIASNWSTWEKLLIPSLGGLLGGLGLYYASKIKVDANSDYMEAVAIGNGHLSLRQGLLRIGSALSVSATGWSLGREGPIIHLASMVGSALGRANKIEGNYLRMLVACGAAAGVSAAYFAPIAGALFIAEIVLGSMASHVLAPLLISSSSAYITITILGYEPWLYQLPPIYLVGEKELLLSIVIGILSGFGAPLFLKLLSLTRDLYSKTGMALPLRMTLAGFLLGCIFLIEPTAAGKGDTLIHSFMIDESWVLRSVVFILIIKLISTSVSVGSGAVGGVITPIMFIGACTAMIVTHAFALIHPSVLHFTPVFVLVGMGAFLTAGTSAPIVAIVLLMEMTNSLQIAAPLIFASVISFYISRLFTGTVMFGITTKREKQDLVSLRISQLKVRDLLSPVDTTLDPTQTLREALAIFANTGVKNLFVISQDREYLGILTNKNITQGIMSSSPLDEPIPADFIQRSFVDPLKLDMGLDEVQNSFFSYNGERLPVVDNSEKPKLVGLVYKSDLLRKLSEIKKIDERRGYKAVDIRK